From one Phaeobacter sp. G2 genomic stretch:
- a CDS encoding long-chain fatty acid--CoA ligase, with protein sequence MRGQMMAMPLTIHSLIDHGARYHGNTEIVSVETDGTKTKTNWKGISDRARQLGSALTKLGLFQGDRVATIAWNNARHLECYFGISCGGMVCHTINPRLFPEQLVYIINHAEDRVIFFDKTFLPIIEGIRENLTTVDTFVLMSARDEKAASKIPGLIFYEDFLATGDENADWVDVDENDASSLCYTSGTTGNPKGVLYSHRSTVLHSLGAALPDTLNISAREVMMPVVPMFHVNAWGIPYAAAMVGAKLVLPGPGLDGDSLARLIDDEGVTVALGVPTIWQGLLASLDKLGSKAETLTRTVVGGSACPPSMIAEFRDKYGTEVVHAWGMTETSPLGTANALLERHAGMTKEEQAKVRESQGRPPYGVELKIVDDEGSTLPEDGAAQGNLRIRGHWVVDSYFGAEPGTTLESDGWFETGDVASIDADGFMTIRDRSKDIIKSGGEWISTVELEGIAVAHPGIADAAAIAAKHVKWDERPVLVAVKAPGAKVSEKDVISFFSDKVAKWQIPDAVVFVDELPRNATGKVLKNKLREAYGDVLLA encoded by the coding sequence ATGCGCGGACAAATGATGGCGATGCCCCTCACAATACACTCACTCATTGATCACGGCGCTCGCTATCATGGCAACACCGAGATTGTGTCGGTGGAAACAGATGGCACAAAGACAAAGACGAACTGGAAAGGGATTTCGGATAGAGCCCGTCAGCTCGGCTCCGCGCTGACAAAGCTGGGGCTCTTCCAAGGGGATCGCGTGGCGACGATCGCGTGGAACAACGCGCGGCATCTGGAATGCTACTTCGGCATTTCCTGCGGTGGAATGGTGTGCCACACGATCAATCCACGCCTCTTCCCCGAACAGCTTGTCTATATCATCAACCACGCGGAAGACCGGGTCATCTTTTTTGACAAGACGTTCCTGCCGATCATCGAAGGGATCAGGGAAAACCTGACGACGGTCGACACCTTCGTTCTCATGTCCGCGCGTGACGAAAAGGCAGCCAGCAAGATCCCCGGACTTATATTCTACGAGGACTTCCTGGCCACGGGGGACGAAAACGCCGATTGGGTGGATGTCGACGAGAATGACGCCTCCAGCCTTTGCTATACCTCCGGCACCACGGGTAATCCCAAGGGCGTTCTTTATTCGCACCGCTCTACGGTGTTGCATTCCTTGGGCGCGGCCCTTCCCGATACGCTGAATATTTCAGCGCGCGAAGTGATGATGCCGGTGGTTCCGATGTTCCACGTTAATGCCTGGGGCATCCCCTATGCCGCCGCGATGGTCGGCGCAAAACTGGTCCTGCCCGGTCCGGGGCTTGACGGTGACAGCCTCGCACGGCTGATCGACGACGAAGGCGTGACGGTCGCGCTTGGTGTTCCTACAATCTGGCAGGGGCTTCTCGCATCGCTCGACAAACTCGGCTCCAAAGCCGAGACCCTCACACGGACGGTGGTCGGCGGATCGGCCTGCCCGCCTTCGATGATCGCCGAATTCCGCGACAAATATGGCACCGAAGTCGTGCACGCTTGGGGCATGACCGAAACCTCGCCTCTCGGGACCGCGAATGCCTTGCTGGAACGCCATGCGGGCATGACCAAGGAAGAACAGGCCAAAGTGCGCGAAAGCCAGGGCCGCCCGCCCTATGGCGTGGAACTCAAGATCGTCGACGATGAAGGCAGTACACTTCCCGAGGATGGGGCGGCGCAAGGCAATCTTCGCATTCGCGGCCATTGGGTCGTAGACAGCTATTTCGGTGCGGAACCGGGTACGACTTTGGAATCCGATGGATGGTTTGAAACCGGCGATGTGGCCTCGATTGATGCCGATGGGTTCATGACGATTCGAGACCGCTCCAAGGACATCATCAAATCGGGCGGGGAATGGATTTCCACCGTCGAACTTGAAGGAATCGCGGTCGCTCATCCCGGTATTGCAGATGCCGCCGCAATTGCGGCGAAGCATGTAAAATGGGACGAACGGCCGGTCCTTGTCGCTGTCAAGGCACCAGGGGCAAAAGTGTCAGAGAAGGATGTGATTTCCTTCTTCTCCGACAAAGTCGCCAAATGGCAGATCCCGGATGCGGTCGTTTTTGTGGATGAACTTCCACGAAACGCAACTGGCAAAGTGCTGAAGAACAAGCTGCGGGAAGCATATGGAGACGTGCTTCTGGCGTAG
- a CDS encoding acetyl-CoA C-acyltransferase family protein, with protein sequence MKDIVVLDGARTAIGTFGGALANTSPIELGEIVAKEAIARSGIDGRQIENVVFGHVINTEPRDMYLSRAVAIGSGVPEEAPAMNVNRLCGSGLQAIVSAAQSLIQGDAAIALAGGSESMSRSPYIMPAIRWGQKMGDTGATDMMLGALNCPFGTGHMGVTAENVALEYAITREAQDEFALQSQERALNAINNGYFKSQIVPVEVKGKRNMVSFDTDEHPKASTLESLGNLRPAFQKDGTVTAGNASGLNDGAAAVVLATADTAARARLKPRARLLGYHIAGVRPDIMGIGPIPAVSGLLKRTGLTISDFDVIESNEAFAAQALAVSKTLGLDNNKVNPNGGAIALGHPIGASGVIIFLKALYELERTGLKRALATMCIGGGQGIAVALEAIRPST encoded by the coding sequence ATGAAAGATATCGTAGTATTGGACGGTGCGCGAACAGCCATCGGAACCTTTGGAGGGGCTCTTGCCAACACGTCGCCTATCGAGCTTGGGGAGATCGTGGCGAAGGAGGCGATTGCTCGCTCTGGCATTGATGGCAGGCAAATTGAAAATGTGGTGTTTGGTCATGTTATTAATACTGAGCCGCGTGATATGTATCTTAGCCGCGCGGTCGCAATTGGGTCCGGAGTGCCAGAAGAAGCGCCCGCAATGAACGTAAACCGGCTCTGCGGTTCTGGGCTTCAAGCCATCGTGTCTGCGGCGCAGTCGTTGATTCAGGGAGATGCGGCCATAGCACTTGCCGGTGGCAGCGAAAGCATGAGCCGCTCGCCGTATATCATGCCGGCCATCCGCTGGGGGCAAAAAATGGGCGACACTGGTGCAACCGACATGATGCTCGGCGCACTCAATTGTCCGTTTGGCACAGGGCATATGGGGGTCACGGCGGAAAATGTTGCCTTAGAATATGCAATTACCCGCGAGGCTCAAGACGAGTTTGCACTGCAAAGTCAGGAGCGCGCCCTGAACGCGATCAATAACGGGTATTTCAAATCCCAGATTGTTCCCGTCGAGGTGAAGGGCAAACGCAACATGGTGTCTTTTGATACTGATGAACATCCTAAGGCAAGTACACTGGAATCGCTTGGAAACCTGCGCCCAGCCTTCCAGAAGGATGGTACAGTCACGGCGGGAAATGCTTCGGGCCTAAATGACGGGGCCGCCGCAGTTGTATTAGCGACTGCAGATACTGCAGCCAGAGCGAGATTGAAACCGCGAGCAAGGCTGCTCGGCTATCATATAGCAGGCGTGCGTCCGGACATCATGGGGATTGGGCCAATTCCAGCGGTATCAGGTCTTCTAAAGAGAACAGGACTGACAATTTCAGATTTTGATGTGATCGAGTCGAATGAGGCTTTCGCGGCGCAAGCTCTAGCTGTGAGCAAGACTCTTGGTTTGGACAATAACAAGGTGAATCCCAATGGTGGCGCAATAGCACTTGGACACCCGATCGGGGCATCGGGGGTTATAATCTTTCTAAAGGCGCTCTACGAGCTAGAGCGTACAGGTTTGAAACGGGCTCTGGCAACCATGTGCATTGGTGGTGGGCAGGGCATCGCGGTTGCTCTGGAAGCTATCAGGCCTTCGACGTAA
- a CDS encoding acyl-CoA dehydrogenase: protein MTYVAPTEEMMFVLEELCGLDEISQLPGLEEASPDIVGAILEEAGKFAGDVLGPLNAAGDQAGLGFAMGQVTTPEGWRVAYDTLVEMGWNAPTAAPDHGGMGLPEVVNAAIIEMFNGANTAFQLCPLLTQGAIEAINGYASDDLKTLYLPKLVTGEWTGTMNLTEPQAGSDLAAIRTKAVPEGDHYRISGQKIFITYGEHDLEENIIHLVLARLPDAPAGVKGISLFIVPKFIPDAEGTPGLRNDLRCVSIEHKLGIHASPTCTMSYGDEGGAIGYLVGEPNKGLQYMFTMMNNARLGVGLQGVGISEAATQHAVRYAMDRVQGGTPEGAEAAIMGHPDIRRMLGLMKARTEAARALAFRAARSLDFAHRAEEDKTRAHHQRRVDLLIPVVKAWSTELSVHVASLGVQIHGGMGYIEETGAAQHLRDARITTIYEGTTGIQALDLVGRKIKRDNGTAARELIAEMNATAEGLKTQSGGDADWSGLSAMVEEAAGIVGDLTDWLVAQNGTEPLSAAVNILEAFGICLGAWVMGDAAISASKRLAEGRNTTHAKAKLSMVRFYASNVFPMAAALHAISKTGNGATLALTAADFDLAI from the coding sequence ATGACCTATGTTGCGCCAACAGAAGAAATGATGTTCGTCCTTGAAGAACTTTGCGGGCTGGACGAAATTTCGCAACTACCCGGGCTTGAGGAAGCCAGTCCCGACATAGTGGGAGCGATCCTCGAAGAGGCGGGGAAATTTGCAGGCGATGTGCTCGGACCGCTCAACGCTGCGGGCGATCAGGCTGGGCTCGGTTTTGCCATGGGGCAGGTGACGACACCGGAAGGCTGGCGTGTCGCCTATGACACGCTGGTCGAGATGGGTTGGAACGCGCCCACGGCGGCGCCGGATCACGGAGGAATGGGCCTGCCGGAGGTGGTGAACGCCGCCATTATCGAAATGTTCAATGGCGCGAACACGGCGTTTCAGCTCTGTCCGCTTTTGACCCAGGGCGCGATTGAGGCGATCAACGGCTATGCCTCCGATGATCTCAAAACGCTCTACCTGCCGAAACTCGTGACCGGGGAATGGACCGGGACGATGAACTTGACTGAACCGCAGGCCGGGTCTGATCTGGCCGCTATCCGCACGAAAGCGGTGCCGGAGGGGGATCACTACCGGATCAGCGGGCAGAAAATTTTCATTACCTATGGCGAACATGACCTGGAGGAAAACATCATCCATCTCGTGCTCGCGCGCCTGCCAGATGCGCCCGCAGGCGTCAAAGGAATTTCGCTTTTCATTGTGCCGAAATTTATTCCCGATGCCGAGGGCACTCCGGGGTTGCGCAATGACCTGCGTTGTGTGTCGATTGAACATAAACTGGGCATTCACGCCAGTCCGACCTGCACCATGTCTTATGGCGATGAGGGCGGTGCCATCGGCTATCTGGTGGGTGAGCCCAACAAAGGGCTTCAGTACATGTTCACCATGATGAATAACGCGCGTTTGGGCGTGGGCCTGCAAGGTGTCGGTATTTCCGAGGCGGCCACGCAACATGCGGTGCGCTACGCGATGGACCGTGTGCAGGGCGGCACGCCCGAGGGCGCGGAAGCGGCCATTATGGGACACCCGGATATTCGCCGGATGCTGGGCCTGATGAAAGCGCGGACTGAAGCGGCAAGGGCTTTGGCATTTCGCGCGGCGCGGTCTCTGGATTTTGCGCATCGCGCAGAGGAAGACAAGACTCGTGCGCACCATCAGCGGCGCGTAGATCTTTTGATTCCGGTGGTGAAAGCCTGGTCAACGGAACTATCGGTGCATGTGGCATCTTTGGGCGTCCAAATCCATGGTGGCATGGGCTATATTGAGGAAACGGGCGCTGCGCAGCACCTGCGGGATGCGCGGATCACCACGATATACGAGGGCACGACCGGCATTCAGGCGCTCGACCTAGTGGGCCGCAAGATCAAACGCGACAACGGCACCGCCGCGCGCGAGCTGATCGCCGAGATGAATGCGACCGCCGAGGGGCTGAAGACGCAGAGCGGCGGGGACGCCGATTGGTCCGGACTGAGCGCGATGGTCGAAGAGGCTGCCGGAATCGTCGGCGATCTGACCGACTGGCTAGTGGCGCAAAACGGTACGGAGCCCCTGTCGGCAGCTGTCAATATCCTTGAGGCTTTTGGGATTTGCCTCGGCGCCTGGGTGATGGGCGATGCCGCAATTTCGGCGTCCAAGCGTCTTGCAGAAGGGCGCAACACGACCCATGCAAAGGCCAAGCTGAGCATGGTGCGGTTCTATGCCTCAAATGTCTTCCCCATGGCGGCGGCACTTCATGCGATTTCCAAGACTGGCAATGGCGCGACGCTTGCGCTGACGGCGGCGGATTTCGACCTCGCGATCTGA
- a CDS encoding IS30 family transposase: MELGATIQRGKGRRLSCGPYRPVTLKEGWSPEQIAGRLHFEGQTVRVSYETIYAYVYSPDGQSKELARYLPNRRKKRRPHHSRRSRGLVFPPDRSIHERPDYVDTRETFGEWEGDLMIFERAQGKMNVASLVERKTRFAVLFRNNDRSTTHLMDKLMTVMEPLLQTARKSITFDRGIEFGNGAS; this comes from the coding sequence GTGGAACTGGGTGCCACAATCCAAAGAGGCAAAGGCCGTCGCCTAAGCTGCGGTCCTTACCGGCCGGTTACGCTCAAAGAAGGTTGGTCTCCCGAACAGATCGCGGGTCGATTGCACTTTGAAGGCCAGACAGTTCGTGTGAGCTACGAGACAATTTATGCTTATGTCTACAGTCCAGACGGCCAATCCAAAGAGCTGGCCCGATACCTACCAAACCGGCGCAAGAAACGGAGACCGCACCATTCACGCAGGTCCCGTGGCCTTGTTTTCCCGCCAGATCGGTCCATCCATGAACGACCCGACTACGTTGATACTCGTGAGACTTTTGGCGAATGGGAAGGCGATTTGATGATTTTCGAGCGTGCTCAGGGTAAGATGAACGTCGCCTCGCTCGTTGAGCGGAAGACCCGCTTCGCCGTCCTGTTCCGTAACAACGACCGCAGCACAACGCATCTGATGGACAAGCTAATGACTGTGATGGAACCCCTGCTCCAAACAGCCCGTAAATCGATCACCTTTGATAGAGGTATTGAGTTTGGAAACGGCGCAAGCTGA
- a CDS encoding 3-hydroxyacyl-CoA dehydrogenase/enoyl-CoA hydratase family protein, with amino-acid sequence MSTIKTAFGVEDLGCRRVAVIGAGNMGGGIAAQFANAGIAVDLLDRAGPDGVRDAPAERGLAQQIARQAFMGEAPVSLVRVGNTEDHLERVAEADWIVEAILEDLDLKRALYERIEPLRKPDAIVSSNTSTILRGRLIEGRGAAFQDHFLISHFFNPPRRMALLELIGSEDRVAFDRAAEIGRKALGKTVIECRDTPGFIANRLGCTWLSVAVVEALRLGLTVEEADAVHMAFGVPRTGVFGLLDLVGLDVVKPIWGSLMAALPRTDAINAFDLPGQGVITDLVSAGRFGRKSRAGFYRKSESGALEALDLNSGVYRAHSGFAQKDLPGAGRDLDLLLNNDTASGAYARAVLAQVVDYALIHAGEIAPSLKETDLGMELGYAWRAGPVALWRELSPETQARLRAQMPEGVPFEALATPVVRSGEADRLSRAQAAGQALAQNSSAALWDLGDDVICLDIRSKMHALAPAVFDILEEGVSRLNGAARGMVVGNHNPRVFSAGADLSKVVAWIEGGKWAAIEAFITRGQMVLAALRTAHTPSVAAMHGLALGGGCELAMHCTGTVAHAETRIGLPEHLVGLVPGWGGCRRLLDRARATASHEADLSDRITRAFHAATLEAPAGSAREAGDLALLDPSQPVVMRDDDVFAAALAHLDTLEPRQGAQEVVTLRLDRQAVLSGLLSERETARDDGRITPNAFALQSRIAEIFAAGGAGTSEADLAALESEVFMALVATPETLARIGHMLRTGKPLH; translated from the coding sequence ATGAGCACGATCAAGACGGCCTTCGGGGTCGAGGATTTGGGATGCCGGCGCGTAGCGGTGATCGGCGCGGGAAATATGGGCGGCGGGATCGCAGCGCAGTTTGCCAATGCGGGGATTGCCGTCGATCTGCTGGATCGGGCGGGGCCGGATGGGGTGCGAGATGCGCCCGCTGAACGAGGCCTTGCGCAACAGATCGCGCGACAGGCGTTCATGGGGGAGGCGCCCGTCAGCCTGGTGCGGGTCGGCAATACCGAGGACCATCTGGAACGTGTGGCGGAGGCGGATTGGATCGTCGAAGCCATCCTTGAAGACCTCGACCTAAAACGTGCACTTTACGAACGGATCGAGCCTTTGCGCAAACCCGATGCGATTGTCTCCTCCAACACCTCGACCATTCTGCGCGGACGGCTGATCGAAGGGCGCGGTGCGGCGTTTCAGGATCATTTCTTGATCAGCCATTTCTTCAACCCGCCCCGGCGCATGGCACTATTGGAACTGATCGGATCTGAGGACCGGGTGGCGTTCGACCGCGCTGCCGAGATTGGGCGAAAGGCGCTTGGCAAAACCGTGATCGAATGCCGCGACACGCCGGGTTTCATCGCCAACCGACTGGGCTGTACCTGGCTTTCGGTGGCGGTGGTCGAGGCGTTGCGGCTTGGGCTGACGGTCGAGGAGGCAGATGCGGTGCACATGGCCTTTGGCGTGCCGCGCACGGGCGTCTTCGGCCTGCTGGATTTGGTCGGGCTTGATGTCGTCAAACCCATCTGGGGCTCGTTGATGGCGGCGCTGCCCCGGACGGACGCGATCAATGCGTTCGATCTGCCGGGGCAGGGGGTAATTACGGATCTTGTTTCTGCCGGGCGGTTCGGGCGCAAAAGCCGTGCCGGGTTTTACCGTAAGTCCGAGAGCGGTGCGTTGGAGGCGCTTGACCTGAACTCCGGCGTGTATCGTGCGCATAGCGGGTTCGCGCAGAAAGACCTGCCGGGGGCGGGGCGCGATCTCGATCTTTTGTTGAATAATGACACGGCCTCTGGGGCCTATGCGCGGGCGGTTCTGGCGCAGGTGGTGGACTATGCTTTGATCCACGCGGGTGAGATTGCGCCCTCGCTCAAGGAGACGGATCTCGGGATGGAGTTGGGCTATGCTTGGCGCGCGGGACCGGTAGCGTTGTGGCGGGAGCTGAGCCCTGAAACGCAGGCGCGTCTGCGGGCGCAGATGCCCGAAGGCGTGCCGTTCGAGGCGCTGGCGACTCCGGTCGTGCGGAGTGGCGAGGCGGACCGGCTGAGCCGGGCACAGGCCGCAGGCCAAGCACTGGCCCAAAATTCCTCTGCAGCGCTTTGGGATCTGGGCGATGATGTGATCTGCTTGGATATTCGGAGCAAAATGCACGCCCTTGCCCCCGCGGTCTTCGACATTCTCGAAGAGGGGGTGAGCCGCTTGAACGGCGCTGCGCGCGGGATGGTTGTCGGCAATCACAATCCGCGGGTGTTCTCCGCAGGTGCCGATCTGTCAAAGGTGGTGGCGTGGATCGAGGGCGGAAAATGGGCGGCGATCGAGGCCTTCATCACGCGCGGGCAAATGGTTCTCGCCGCCCTGCGGACGGCCCACACGCCCAGCGTCGCCGCGATGCACGGGCTGGCGCTTGGCGGTGGGTGCGAGTTGGCGATGCATTGCACGGGCACAGTGGCCCATGCCGAGACGCGGATCGGTCTGCCCGAACATCTTGTCGGTCTGGTGCCGGGCTGGGGCGGATGTCGGCGACTGTTGGACCGAGCCCGCGCCACAGCATCGCACGAGGCGGATTTGTCGGACCGGATCACGAGGGCCTTTCACGCGGCCACACTTGAGGCCCCCGCTGGGTCGGCGCGTGAGGCGGGGGATTTGGCTTTGTTGGATCCGTCTCAACCGGTGGTCATGCGTGACGACGATGTCTTTGCCGCAGCCCTTGCGCATCTCGACACATTGGAGCCGAGGCAGGGCGCGCAAGAGGTGGTGACATTGCGTCTGGATCGGCAGGCGGTTCTGAGCGGGTTGTTGTCGGAGCGCGAAACTGCCCGAGACGATGGGCGGATTACGCCGAACGCTTTTGCGCTTCAGTCGCGCATTGCCGAGATTTTCGCCGCAGGAGGGGCAGGGACGTCGGAGGCCGATCTGGCTGCTCTTGAGAGCGAGGTGTTCATGGCGCTGGTCGCGACGCCTGAAACGCTTGCGCGGATTGGCCACATGCTTCGGACCGGCAAACCGCTCCATTAA
- a CDS encoding outer membrane beta-barrel protein — protein sequence MGGMTVGETKYGPAILSLQYHFPTNSSVSPYVGAGIARILFLEEQGDALADFDLKDAWAPALQVGMRYQMSDNWFANADIRYTPFETDISGTLGGAPVRGKVSVDPTILNIGVAYRF from the coding sequence TTGGGGGGGATGACCGTCGGAGAGACAAAATACGGCCCTGCCATCTTGTCGCTTCAATATCACTTTCCGACTAATTCATCCGTTAGCCCTTATGTTGGTGCCGGTATCGCTCGAATCTTGTTTCTGGAAGAACAAGGGGATGCACTTGCGGACTTCGACTTGAAAGACGCTTGGGCGCCTGCTCTCCAAGTTGGAATGCGCTATCAAATGAGCGATAATTGGTTTGCTAATGCCGATATACGTTACACGCCATTCGAAACAGATATCTCTGGGACACTCGGCGGGGCACCGGTCAGAGGCAAGGTTTCGGTGGACCCAACAATCTTGAATATCGGTGTTGCCTACCGGTTCTAG